The Salvelinus namaycush isolate Seneca chromosome 1, SaNama_1.0, whole genome shotgun sequence genome has a window encoding:
- the zgc:101664 gene encoding shieldin complex subunit 3 — MRWQNLMDVLLHYKSTDGGLKILVDKTEKALEDFPCRVLPIFTPWFPPESDKLLPIRPLKSPPGISLEDLENIQTHLQSAEPLLTSHPCAESIQNLALTSLGRSTLHVQACSEIGTSAQHKDTLHSEREVKRTWSVFSQRGLYIHNTQTFSKQFHKVVWRHGLHMRQRAKWVIDKLNFVTGDIEHTWRGLNRAIRNSMLPTCNANIQRDLTQICVFCDVLYCEYVGNYLKEEFQVTGHITLFVHRLGDIFTL; from the coding sequence ATGAGATGGCAAAACCTTATGGATGTCTTGTTGCATTACAAAAGCACCGATGGCGGCTTGAAAATCTTAGTGGACAAAACAGAAAAGGCCTTGGAGGACTTCCCCTGTCGTGTTTTGCCTATATTTACACCATGGTTCCCACCTGAAAGTGACAAATTGCTGCCAATTAGACCCTTAAAGTCACCGCCGGGAATTTCTCTGGAAGATTTGGAAAATATCCAAACACATCTGCAGTCTGCTGAGCCATTACTAACCTCCCATCCCTGTGCCGAAAGCATTCAGAACTTGGCTCTAACCAGTTTGGGGAGATCCACCTTGCATGTACAGGCATGCTCTGAGATTGGAACGTCAGCACAGCATAAAGATActctccatagtgagagggaaGTGAAAAGAACATGGAGTGTTTTTTCACAGAGAGGTTTATACATTCACAACACTCAAACATTCTCCAAACAATTCCACAAGGTTGTTTGGAGGCACGGACTTCACATGCGCCAGAGAGCAAAATGGGTTATTGACAAACTGAACTTTGTCACTGGAGACATAGAACATACATGGAGAGGACTGAACCGGGCCATCAGGAACTCCATGCTTCCAACTTGCAATGCCAACATTCAGAGGGATCTGACACAAATCTGTGTGTTCTGCGATGTATTATACTGTGAATATGTTGGAAATTATTTAAAGGAAGAATTTCAAGTCACTGGACATATCACTTTATTTGTTCATAGACTTGGAGACATTTTCACTTTATAG